A genomic segment from Glycine soja cultivar W05 chromosome 18, ASM419377v2, whole genome shotgun sequence encodes:
- the LOC114395268 gene encoding CASP-like protein 4D1 — translation MDNTTTTHSTSSTYSITLLLLRVLTFIFLVMALIFISINKLTFDEIDAEIKFHDVYAYRYMLSTIVIGFAYNLLQMGFSIFTVVSGKRVLSSNGGYLFDFFGDKIIAYLLISGSAAGLGFTVELLQDIPSDSFTQKANVSASLLLVGFLFTAIASIFTSFALPKKDIN, via the exons ATGGATAACACTACTACCACCCACTCAACAAGTTCCACCTATTCAATTACTCTCCTCCTTTTGAGGGTCTTAACCTTTATCTTCCTTGTTATGGCGCTCATTTTCATTTCTATAAACAAGCTAACATTTGATGAAATTGATGCAGAAATCAAGTTTCATGATGTCTATGCTTATCG ATATATGCTCTCTACGATAGTCATTGGGTTTGCGTATAACCTcttgcaaatgggcttttcaatcTTCACAGTGGTCTCAGGAAAGCGTGTATTAAGCAGTAATGGTGGTTATCTATTTGATTTCTTTGGTGACAAG ATCATAGCATACCTTCTGATTTCCGGTTCAGCTGCTGGACTTGGTTTCACCGTAGAGCTGCTGCAAGATATTCCCTCAGATTCCTTCACTCAAAAGGCAAATGTTTCGGCCAGCCTTCTTCTAGTTGGGTTTTTGTTCACTGCCATAGCATCAATTTTCACTTCCTTTGCTTTGCCAAAGAAAGATATTAATTAA
- the LOC114395271 gene encoding CASP-like protein 4D1, with the protein MVNTPPSSSTVSRTVLLLLRVLIFVFLLIALILIAIVKQTDDETGAEIKFNDIYAYRYMISTIIIGFAYNLLQMAFSMFTVVSGNRVLSGDGGYLFDFFGDKIISYLLISGSAAGFGVTVELGRGVPSNSFIEKANASASLLLIGFLLTAIASTFTSFALPKKAN; encoded by the exons ATGGTTAATACCCCGCCCTCCAGTTCCACAGTTTCAAGAACTGTCCTTCTCCTTTTGAGGGTCTTAATCTTTGTCTTCCTTCTCATTGCTCTCATTCTCATTGCCATAGTCAAGCAAACTGATGACGAAACAGGTGCCGAAATCAAGTTCAATGATATCTATGCTTATCG ATATATGATATCTACAATAATAATCGGGTTTGCGTATAATCTGCTGCAAATGGCTTTCTCAATGTTCACTGTGGTCTCAGGAAACCGTGTATTAAGCGGTGATGGTGGCTATCTATTTGATTTCTTCGGTGACAAG ATCATATCAtaccttttgatttccggttcAGCTGCTGGATTTGGTGTGACCGTAGAGCTTGGTAGAGGTGTACCCTCAAACTCCTTTATTGAGAAGGCAAATGCTTCAGCCAGCCTTCTACTAATTGGATTTTTACTCACTGCCATAGCATCAACTTTCACTTCCTTTGCTTTGCCAAAGAAAgctaattaa
- the LOC114395266 gene encoding uncharacterized protein LOC114395266: MVMAIDLSRISVRPFKASEDVDDVLLWLGDARVTQNTRLKTCGSRSEALTFLKDECVHPLRRSICLDDRSIGIVWVLPYSGDERYKADLGYALGFNCWGNGIATKAVKIVLSQVFHDFPHLRRLQAYTYLRHKASQRVLEKVGFHREGIATDLYFPGKSDDCYIFRFLSTDEIPSVIV, translated from the coding sequence ATGGTCATGGCAATTGATCTGTCAAGGATCTCTGTCCGGCCATTCAAGGCAAGTGAAGATGTTGACGATGTATTGTTATGGTTGGGAGATGCTAGAGTGACTCAGAACACACGATTAAAGACCTGTGGGTCCAGGTCAGAGGCTTTGACATTCCTGAAAGATGAGTGTGTTCACCCCTTACGCCGGTCAATATGCCTTGATGATCGTTCCATAGGGATTGTTTGGGTGCTTCCTTATTCGGGTGATGAAAGGTACAAAGCTGACTTGGGATATGCCTTAGGGTTCAACTGTTGGGGCAATGGGATAGCCACTAAGGCAGTGAAGATTGTTTTGTCCCAAGTCTTCCATGATTTCCCTCACTTGAGAAGGTTGCAAGCTTATACTTATTTGCGCCACAAGGCTTCCCAGAGGGTGTTGGAGAAGGTTGGGTTCCATAGGGAGGGGATAGCCACAGATTTGTACTTTCCGGGGAAGAGTGATGATTgctatatttttagatttttgtcAACAGATGAAATTCCTTCTGTGATTGTTTAA
- the LOC114395272 gene encoding CASP-like protein 4D1 translates to MVNTPPSSSTVSRTVLLLLRVLIFVFLLIALILIAIVKQTDDQTGAEIKFNDIYAYRYMISTIIIGFAYNLLQMAFSMFTVVSGNRVLSGDGGYLFDFFGDKIISYLLISGSAAGFGVTVELGRGVPSNSFIEKANASASLLLIGFLLTAIASTFTSFALPKKAN, encoded by the exons ATGGTTAATACCCCGCCCTCCAGTTCCACAGTTTCAAGAACTGTCCTTCTCCTTTTGAGGGTCTTAATCTTTGTCTTCCTTCTCATTGCTCTCATTCTCATTGCCATAGTCAAGCAAACTGATGATCAAACAGGTGCCGAAATCAAGTTCAATGATATCTATGCTTATCG ATATATGATATCTACAATAATAATCGGGTTTGCGTATAATCTGCTGCAAATGGCTTTCTCAATGTTCACTGTGGTCTCAGGAAACCGTGTATTAAGCGGTGATGGTGGCTATCTATTTGATTTCTTCGGTGACAAG ATCATATCAtaccttttgatttccggttcAGCTGCTGGATTTGGTGTGACCGTAGAGCTTGGTAGAGGTGTACCCTCAAACTCCTTTATTGAGAAGGCAAATGCTTCAGCCAGCCTTCTACTAATTGGATTTTTACTCACTGCCATAGCATCAACTTTCACTTCCTTTGCTTTGCCAAAGAAAgctaattaa
- the LOC114395267 gene encoding uncharacterized protein LOC114395267 codes for MVMAIDLSRISVRPFKASEDADDVLLWLGDARVTQYTRLETCGSRSEALTFLKDECVYPLRRSICLDDRSIGIVWVFPHSGDERYKADLGYALGVNYWGNGIATKALKIVLSQVFHDFPHLRRLQAYTYLDNKASQRVLEKVGFHREGIIRDLYFKGKSDDFYIFRFLSTDEIPSLIA; via the coding sequence ATGGTCATGGCAATTGATCTATCAAGGATCTCTGTCCGGCCATTCAAAGCAAGTGAAGATGCTGACGATGTATTGTTATGGTTGGGAGATGCAAGGGTGACTCAGTACACACGATTAGAGACATGTGGGTCCAGGTCAGAAGCTTTGACATTCCTGAAAGATGAGTGTGTTTACCCCTTACGCCGGTCAATATGCCTTGATGATCGTTCCATAGGGATTGTTTGGGTGTTTCCTCATTCGGGTGATGAAAGGTACAAAGCTGACTTGGGATATGCCTTAGGGGTCAACTATTGGGGCAATGGGATAGCCACTAAGGCACTGAAGATTGTTTTGTCCCAAGTCTTCCACGATTTCCCTCACTTGAGAAGGTTGCAAGCTTATACTTATTTGGACAACAAGGCTTCCCAGAGGGTGTTGGAGAAGGTTGGGTTCCATAGGGAGGGGATAATCAGAGATTTGTACTTTAAGGGGAAGAGTGatgatttctatatttttagatttttgtcAACAGATGAAATTCCTTCTTTGATTGCTTAA